From a region of the Odocoileus virginianus isolate 20LAN1187 ecotype Illinois chromosome 1, Ovbor_1.2, whole genome shotgun sequence genome:
- the WDR86 gene encoding WD repeat-containing protein 86 isoform X4, translated as MGCADRAVSAGVPGTHVHREQDPGRRQPALQRLLRQDGPRLERGQGAGGPGVPGSPQLCADPGLRRGALRGGGRGRGPPGDGQHGRHCQGVAGGQRLLPSDAAGPHRRCALPGAGHTGPHGLHGQHGCHRPRLGHPEWPAAARVPGAPGLRHLSGAGKPARVLGQRRQDGQMLAGRHRRARAHVHGPQTQRERPQVPRGHLTGQADPKPKGGGAFAALQSRLRPTRGASGPRLPTLTLRERTKDREVFTGSGDARARAFDAQSGALRRVFRGHAFVINCIQVHGQVLYTASHDGALRLWDVRGLPPPRAAAPKRSLSRLFSNKVGCAAAAAPLQPA; from the exons ATGGGATGTGCTGACCGGGCAGTGTCTGCAGGTGTTCCGGGGACACACGTCCATCGTGAACAG GATCCTGGTCGCCGACAACCAGCTCTTCAGCGGCTCCTACGACAGGACGGCCCGCGCCTGGAGCGTGGACAGGGGGCAGGTGGCCCGGGAGTTCCGGGGTCACCGCAACTGTGTGCTGACCCTGGCCTACGCCGGGGCGCCCTGCGTGGAGGAGGCCGTGGCCGGGGGCCTCCTGGTGACGGGCAGCACGGACGGCACTGCCAAGGTGTGGCAGGTGGCCAGCGGCTGCTGCCATCAGACGCTGCGGGGCCACACAGGCGCTGTGCTCTGCCTGGTGCTGGACACACCGGGCCGCACGGCCTTCACGGGCAGCACGGATGCCACCGTCCGCGCCTGGGACATCCTGAGTGGCCAGCAGCTGCTCGTGTTCCGGGAGCACCAGGGCTCCGTCATCTGTCTGGAG CTGGTAAACCAGCACGTGTACTCGGGCAGCGCCGACAGGACGGTCAAATGCTGGCTGGCAGACACCGGCGAGCGCGTGCGCACGTTCACGGCCCACAGACACAGCGTGAGCGCCCTCAAGTACCACGCGGGCACCT GACAGGGCAGGCTGACCCGAAGCCCAAGGGCGGTGGGGCCTTCGCAGCTCTTCAGAGCCGGCTGCGGCCCACACGGGGCGCCTCGGGACCCCGGCTCCCCACGCTGACCTTGAGGGAACGTACTAAAGATCGTGAAG TGTTCACGGGCAGCGGGGACGCCCGCGCGCGCGCCTTCGACGCCCAGTCCGGAGCGCTGCGGAGGGTGTTCCGCGGCCACGCCTTCGTCATCAACTGCATCCAG GTGCACGGCCAGGTGCTCTACACCGCCTCGCACGACGGCGCGCTGCGCCTGTGGGACGTTCGCGGCCTCCCGCCGCCGCGCGCCGCCGCCCCCAAGCGCAGCCTCTCGCGCCTCTTCAGCAACAAGGTGGgctgcgccgccgccgccgcgccgctGCAGCCGGCCTGA
- the WDR86 gene encoding WD repeat-containing protein 86 isoform X1, whose protein sequence is MGCADRAVSAGVPGTHVHREQDPGRRQPALQRLLRQDGPRLERGQGAGGPGVPGSPQLCADPGLRRGALRGGGRGRGPPGDGQHGRHCQGVAGGQRLLPSDAAGPHRRCALPGAGHTGPHGLHGQHGCHRPRLGHPEWPAAARVPGAPGLRHLSGAGKPARVLGQRRQDGQMLAGRHRRARAHVHGPQTQRERPQVPRGHLTGQADPKPKGGGAFAALQSRLRPTRGASGPRLPTLTLRERTKDREEPRGDVSREPCVHSVHGQRGRPRARLRRPVRSAAEGVPRPRLRHQLHPGARPGALHRLARRRAAPVGRSRPPAAARRRPQAQPLAPLQQQGGLRRRRRAAAAGLRHPDGAPDTDPRGAGRSRPSPGPRGTGRRGGCCFVPAPAAFAEPPAHPSVPPGTLPRLSGSPAARAPGARGPRKTSLFLLSETDASKKARTGIFPWQSGVSDRALSRLGPWVQSPVGELKSHEPRSRQNPTDCRYFGRLSACEG, encoded by the exons ATGGGATGTGCTGACCGGGCAGTGTCTGCAGGTGTTCCGGGGACACACGTCCATCGTGAACAG GATCCTGGTCGCCGACAACCAGCTCTTCAGCGGCTCCTACGACAGGACGGCCCGCGCCTGGAGCGTGGACAGGGGGCAGGTGGCCCGGGAGTTCCGGGGTCACCGCAACTGTGTGCTGACCCTGGCCTACGCCGGGGCGCCCTGCGTGGAGGAGGCCGTGGCCGGGGGCCTCCTGGTGACGGGCAGCACGGACGGCACTGCCAAGGTGTGGCAGGTGGCCAGCGGCTGCTGCCATCAGACGCTGCGGGGCCACACAGGCGCTGTGCTCTGCCTGGTGCTGGACACACCGGGCCGCACGGCCTTCACGGGCAGCACGGATGCCACCGTCCGCGCCTGGGACATCCTGAGTGGCCAGCAGCTGCTCGTGTTCCGGGAGCACCAGGGCTCCGTCATCTGTCTGGAG CTGGTAAACCAGCACGTGTACTCGGGCAGCGCCGACAGGACGGTCAAATGCTGGCTGGCAGACACCGGCGAGCGCGTGCGCACGTTCACGGCCCACAGACACAGCGTGAGCGCCCTCAAGTACCACGCGGGCACCT GACAGGGCAGGCTGACCCGAAGCCCAAGGGCGGTGGGGCCTTCGCAGCTCTTCAGAGCCGGCTGCGGCCCACACGGGGCGCCTCGGGACCCCGGCTCCCCACGCTGACCTTGAGGGAACGTACTAAAGATCGTGAAG AGCCCCGAGGGGACGTGAGCCGTGAACCGTGTGTTCACAGTGTTCACGGGCAGCGGGGACGCCCGCGCGCGCGCCTTCGACGCCCAGTCCGGAGCGCTGCGGAGGGTGTTCCGCGGCCACGCCTTCGTCATCAACTGCATCCAG GTGCACGGCCAGGTGCTCTACACCGCCTCGCACGACGGCGCGCTGCGCCTGTGGGACGTTCGCGGCCTCCCGCCGCCGCGCGCCGCCGCCCCCAAGCGCAGCCTCTCGCGCCTCTTCAGCAACAAGGTGGgctgcgccgccgccgccgcgccgctGCAGCCGGCCTGAGACACCCCGACGGCGCCCCCGACACCGACCCGCGAGGAGCGGGGCGCTCCCGCCCGTCCCCGGGGCCTCGAGGCACCGGCCGGCGCGGTGGGTGCTGCTTCGTCCCCGCGCCGGCGGCCTTCGCCGAGCCGCCCGCCCATCCGTCCGTCCCTCCCGGGACCCTCCCACGACTCTCAGGGTCTCCAGCCGCCCGGGCCCCGGGGGCCCGAGGTCCCCGGAAAACAAGTCTTTTCCTGCTGAGCGAGACGGACGCTTCAAAAAAGGCACGGACTGGGATTTTCCCCTGGCAGTCCGGTGTTTCTGACCGGGCGCTTTCACGGTTGggaccctgggttcaatccccggtcgggGAGCTAAAGTCACACGAGCCGCGCTCAAGACAAAACCCCACGGACTGTCGTTATTTTGGCAGATTGTCCGCTTGTGAAGGATGA
- the WDR86 gene encoding WD repeat-containing protein 86 isoform X2, with protein MGCADRAVSAGVPGTHVHREQDPGRRQPALQRLLRQDGPRLERGQGAGGPGVPGSPQLCADPGLRRGALRGGGRGRGPPGDGQHGRHCQGVAGGQRLLPSDAAGPHRRCALPGAGHTGPHGLHGQHGCHRPRLGHPEWPAAARVPGAPGLRHLSGAGKPARVLGQRRQDGQMLAGRHRRARAHVHGPQTQRERPQVPRGHLVHGQRGRPRARLRRPVRSAAEGVPRPRLRHQLHPGARPGALHRLARRRAAPVGRSRPPAAARRRPQAQPLAPLQQQGGLRRRRRAAAAGLRHPDGAPDTDPRGAGRSRPSPGPRGTGRRGGCCFVPAPAAFAEPPAHPSVPPGTLPRLSGSPAARAPGARGPRKTSLFLLSETDASKKARTGIFPWQSGVSDRALSRLGPWVQSPVGELKSHEPRSRQNPTDCRYFGRLSACEG; from the exons ATGGGATGTGCTGACCGGGCAGTGTCTGCAGGTGTTCCGGGGACACACGTCCATCGTGAACAG GATCCTGGTCGCCGACAACCAGCTCTTCAGCGGCTCCTACGACAGGACGGCCCGCGCCTGGAGCGTGGACAGGGGGCAGGTGGCCCGGGAGTTCCGGGGTCACCGCAACTGTGTGCTGACCCTGGCCTACGCCGGGGCGCCCTGCGTGGAGGAGGCCGTGGCCGGGGGCCTCCTGGTGACGGGCAGCACGGACGGCACTGCCAAGGTGTGGCAGGTGGCCAGCGGCTGCTGCCATCAGACGCTGCGGGGCCACACAGGCGCTGTGCTCTGCCTGGTGCTGGACACACCGGGCCGCACGGCCTTCACGGGCAGCACGGATGCCACCGTCCGCGCCTGGGACATCCTGAGTGGCCAGCAGCTGCTCGTGTTCCGGGAGCACCAGGGCTCCGTCATCTGTCTGGAG CTGGTAAACCAGCACGTGTACTCGGGCAGCGCCGACAGGACGGTCAAATGCTGGCTGGCAGACACCGGCGAGCGCGTGCGCACGTTCACGGCCCACAGACACAGCGTGAGCGCCCTCAAGTACCACGCGGGCACCT TGTTCACGGGCAGCGGGGACGCCCGCGCGCGCGCCTTCGACGCCCAGTCCGGAGCGCTGCGGAGGGTGTTCCGCGGCCACGCCTTCGTCATCAACTGCATCCAG GTGCACGGCCAGGTGCTCTACACCGCCTCGCACGACGGCGCGCTGCGCCTGTGGGACGTTCGCGGCCTCCCGCCGCCGCGCGCCGCCGCCCCCAAGCGCAGCCTCTCGCGCCTCTTCAGCAACAAGGTGGgctgcgccgccgccgccgcgccgctGCAGCCGGCCTGAGACACCCCGACGGCGCCCCCGACACCGACCCGCGAGGAGCGGGGCGCTCCCGCCCGTCCCCGGGGCCTCGAGGCACCGGCCGGCGCGGTGGGTGCTGCTTCGTCCCCGCGCCGGCGGCCTTCGCCGAGCCGCCCGCCCATCCGTCCGTCCCTCCCGGGACCCTCCCACGACTCTCAGGGTCTCCAGCCGCCCGGGCCCCGGGGGCCCGAGGTCCCCGGAAAACAAGTCTTTTCCTGCTGAGCGAGACGGACGCTTCAAAAAAGGCACGGACTGGGATTTTCCCCTGGCAGTCCGGTGTTTCTGACCGGGCGCTTTCACGGTTGggaccctgggttcaatccccggtcgggGAGCTAAAGTCACACGAGCCGCGCTCAAGACAAAACCCCACGGACTGTCGTTATTTTGGCAGATTGTCCGCTTGTGAAGGATGA
- the WDR86 gene encoding WD repeat-containing protein 86 isoform X3 has translation MGGGGSALRVCADHRGGINWLSLSPDGQRLLTGSEDGTARLWSTADGTCCALLQGHESYVTFCQLEDEAAFTCSADCTIRKWDVLTGQCLQVFRGHTSIVNRILVADNQLFSGSYDRTARAWSVDRGQVAREFRGHRNCVLTLAYAGAPCVEEAVAGGLLVTGSTDGTAKVWQVASGCCHQTLRGHTGAVLCLVLDTPGRTAFTGSTDATVRAWDILSGQQLLVFREHQGSVICLELVNQHVYSGSADRTVKCWLADTGERVRTFTAHRHSVSALKYHAGTLFTGSGDARARAFDAQSGALRRVFRGHAFVINCIQVHGQVLYTASHDGALRLWDVRGLPPPRAAAPKRSLSRLFSNKVGCAAAAAPLQPA, from the exons ATGGGGGGTGGAGGTTCTGCCCTGAGGGTCTGCGCCGACCACCGCGGGGGCATCAACTGGCTCAGCCTGAGCCCCGACGGACAGCGCCTGCTGACGGGCAGCGAGGACGGCACGGCCAGGCTCTGGAGCACCGCGGACGGCACGTGCTGCGCCCTCCTGCAAG GACACGAGAGCTACGTGACCTTCTGCCAGCTGGAGGACGAGGCCGCCTTCACCTGCAGTGCTGACTGCACCATCAGGAAATGGGATGTGCTGACCGGGCAGTGTCTGCAGGTGTTCCGGGGACACACGTCCATCGTGAACAG GATCCTGGTCGCCGACAACCAGCTCTTCAGCGGCTCCTACGACAGGACGGCCCGCGCCTGGAGCGTGGACAGGGGGCAGGTGGCCCGGGAGTTCCGGGGTCACCGCAACTGTGTGCTGACCCTGGCCTACGCCGGGGCGCCCTGCGTGGAGGAGGCCGTGGCCGGGGGCCTCCTGGTGACGGGCAGCACGGACGGCACTGCCAAGGTGTGGCAGGTGGCCAGCGGCTGCTGCCATCAGACGCTGCGGGGCCACACAGGCGCTGTGCTCTGCCTGGTGCTGGACACACCGGGCCGCACGGCCTTCACGGGCAGCACGGATGCCACCGTCCGCGCCTGGGACATCCTGAGTGGCCAGCAGCTGCTCGTGTTCCGGGAGCACCAGGGCTCCGTCATCTGTCTGGAG CTGGTAAACCAGCACGTGTACTCGGGCAGCGCCGACAGGACGGTCAAATGCTGGCTGGCAGACACCGGCGAGCGCGTGCGCACGTTCACGGCCCACAGACACAGCGTGAGCGCCCTCAAGTACCACGCGGGCACCT TGTTCACGGGCAGCGGGGACGCCCGCGCGCGCGCCTTCGACGCCCAGTCCGGAGCGCTGCGGAGGGTGTTCCGCGGCCACGCCTTCGTCATCAACTGCATCCAG GTGCACGGCCAGGTGCTCTACACCGCCTCGCACGACGGCGCGCTGCGCCTGTGGGACGTTCGCGGCCTCCCGCCGCCGCGCGCCGCCGCCCCCAAGCGCAGCCTCTCGCGCCTCTTCAGCAACAAGGTGGgctgcgccgccgccgccgcgccgctGCAGCCGGCCTGA